Proteins from a genomic interval of Acetobacterium woodii DSM 1030:
- a CDS encoding V4R domain-containing protein has product MERKYEFSWDLLGDIEKGRPNMGNMTRIEVYRLMQFTFRDIIEQHVGWEQTNRIFYEAGKLAGKEFYAHMIEKNNDLNSFISQLQNVLEELGMGILRVEEADMEKGELVLTVSEDLDCSGLPETGYEICTYDEGFISSLLEGFSGMPFDVKEIDCWCTGDRTCRFSAKVSNEGI; this is encoded by the coding sequence ATGGAAAGAAAATACGAATTTTCATGGGATTTATTGGGAGATATTGAGAAAGGACGTCCCAATATGGGAAATATGACACGGATTGAAGTGTACCGATTGATGCAATTCACTTTTCGCGACATTATCGAACAACATGTTGGTTGGGAACAAACAAATCGAATATTTTATGAAGCCGGAAAGCTGGCCGGAAAAGAGTTTTATGCTCATATGATTGAAAAAAACAATGATCTTAATAGTTTTATAAGTCAACTTCAAAATGTCTTAGAAGAATTGGGAATGGGGATATTACGAGTTGAAGAAGCTGATATGGAAAAGGGAGAACTTGTTTTGACAGTATCAGAAGATTTAGATTGTTCTGGGTTGCCAGAAACTGGTTATGAGATCTGTACTTATGACGAAGGATTTATTTCTTCATTATTGGAAGGCTTTTCGGGAATGCCATTTGATGTAAAAGAAATTGATTGTTGGTGTACCGGAGACCGGACATGTAGATTTAGTGCCAAAGTTTCAAACGAAGGGATTTGA
- a CDS encoding sensor domain-containing diguanylate cyclase, translating to MPKFQTKGFDYKMLSEDNQLLLEYFKSLLNDVKITQDIPSNLNNDKDFSNLKDTLKTIRNVITELGRGNLSYDIKGYGYVIGSLKNLQASLRSLTWKTKAIAAGDFSQNIHYLGEFSEAFNNMTKKIESSILEIKETQEHLEMIFNTIPDPTIITSFNGEYLIAYNQAFLEDTKFTNEELEGMSIKITDLYVDLEERKIFLDKLQKDGFVENFELHLYNKIREKKIGLISSRILNIKGTPHILSVIRDVTEKKIIEKKLLESEERHRLLADNAEDVIWTMDLQGNFTYISPSVQKLRGYTVEEVMAQSQEEVLCPGSLIYLHKGLERAIQSVQAGLPFQVFRGELEQPCKDGTTVWTETTVSGIYKEDERFIGMLGVTRDISDRKVMEEEILRLSITDKLTQSYNRLKLDETLEEQLDLSKQASIPFTILILDIDHFKRVNDTYGHQVGDRVLVELVSIFHKNVRANDIVGRWGGEEFLIIFPQTTLDVGVDLAEKIRSLVEKNHFDSVGQVTISIGVSTYRKDLSPDSIVSRADTALYKAKESGRNRVEFYID from the coding sequence GTGCCAAAGTTTCAAACGAAGGGATTTGACTATAAAATGCTAAGTGAGGACAACCAGTTATTATTAGAGTATTTCAAGAGTTTGCTTAACGATGTTAAAATCACTCAAGACATTCCATCAAATCTAAATAATGATAAAGACTTTTCCAACTTAAAGGATACTTTGAAAACAATACGCAATGTTATAACAGAACTAGGGCGCGGGAACCTTTCATACGATATTAAAGGGTACGGTTATGTTATTGGATCTTTGAAAAATTTACAAGCTTCTTTGAGGAGTTTAACATGGAAAACCAAGGCGATTGCAGCAGGCGATTTCTCGCAAAATATCCATTATTTAGGCGAATTTTCTGAAGCTTTTAATAATATGACAAAAAAAATAGAGTCGTCGATTCTCGAAATTAAAGAAACTCAGGAACATTTAGAAATGATCTTTAATACGATCCCTGATCCTACTATTATTACCAGTTTTAATGGAGAATATTTGATAGCATATAATCAAGCCTTTCTTGAAGACACAAAATTTACGAATGAAGAATTAGAAGGGATGTCGATTAAGATTACTGATTTGTACGTTGATTTGGAAGAACGAAAAATATTTCTTGATAAGTTACAAAAGGATGGGTTTGTTGAAAACTTTGAACTTCATTTGTATAATAAAATTAGAGAGAAAAAAATAGGGCTGATTTCATCAAGAATACTCAATATAAAAGGGACTCCGCATATTTTAAGTGTTATTCGTGATGTTACTGAAAAAAAAATAATTGAAAAAAAACTATTGGAGAGTGAAGAACGACATCGCCTCCTTGCTGATAATGCTGAAGATGTGATCTGGACAATGGACTTGCAGGGGAATTTCACTTATATCAGTCCGTCCGTTCAAAAACTTCGAGGATATACAGTTGAGGAAGTCATGGCTCAGTCGCAAGAAGAAGTGTTATGTCCCGGTTCTCTAATCTATCTTCATAAAGGATTAGAACGCGCGATCCAGTCAGTGCAAGCGGGACTTCCATTTCAAGTGTTTAGGGGTGAATTAGAACAGCCATGTAAAGACGGAACAACGGTCTGGACTGAAACAACAGTTTCTGGTATATACAAAGAAGATGAACGATTTATCGGGATGTTAGGAGTAACAAGGGATATTTCAGATCGTAAAGTAATGGAAGAAGAAATTTTGAGATTATCGATTACTGATAAATTGACGCAAAGCTATAATCGTTTAAAACTAGATGAAACATTGGAAGAACAACTTGATTTGTCAAAACAGGCGTCAATACCATTTACAATTCTAATTTTGGATATTGATCATTTTAAACGAGTTAATGACACATATGGGCATCAAGTTGGCGATCGGGTGCTGGTTGAACTGGTATCAATTTTTCACAAAAATGTCCGTGCTAATGATATTGTTGGTCGTTGGGGGGGCGAAGAATTTCTAATAATTTTTCCCCAAACCACCTTGGATGTTGGGGTTGACTTAGCAGAAAAGATAAGATCTTTGGTTGAAAAAAATCACTTTGATAGTGTCGGTCAGGTGACTATTAGTATCGGGGTTTCGACATATAGAAAAGATTTATCTCCTGATAGCATTGTTTCAAGGGCGGATACCGCGCTTTATAAGGCCAAAGAAAGCGGACGTAACCGCGTTGAATTTTATATAGATTAG
- a CDS encoding pyridoxamine 5'-phosphate oxidase family protein, with the protein MRRANREVKNKSELIKIIESCKTCRMGMIDDGKPYVVPLNFGYKIVDSVITIYLHSAKEGRKVEVLTRNNTVCIEMDQMSELITGKNGCDYSCYFESFIGEGQAVILENVEAKIDALNAIMKHQTGKDDFSYDLRVLDKTLIIAIELNHYTGKRH; encoded by the coding sequence ATGAGACGAGCAAACAGAGAAGTAAAAAACAAATCTGAACTGATCAAAATTATTGAAAGCTGTAAAACATGCCGGATGGGAATGATTGACGATGGAAAACCTTATGTTGTTCCATTAAATTTTGGTTATAAAATTGTTGATTCGGTCATTACAATTTATCTACATAGTGCTAAAGAAGGCCGAAAGGTTGAAGTTTTAACCAGAAACAACACCGTTTGTATCGAAATGGATCAGATGAGCGAACTCATCACCGGTAAAAATGGCTGTGACTACAGCTGTTATTTTGAGAGTTTTATTGGTGAAGGACAAGCTGTTATTCTTGAAAATGTGGAAGCAAAAATAGATGCTTTAAACGCTATTATGAAACATCAAACAGGAAAAGATGATTTTTCATATGATCTTCGCGTTTTAGATAAAACCTTAATCATCGCTATTGAATTAAATCACTATACCGGAAAGCGGCACTAA
- a CDS encoding flavin reductase family protein translates to MSKIKWPRSVLLAPVPPVLVTCGQHDKINVLTIGWTGVLNSRPPMTYISLKPSRLSYEIISETKEFTINLTTVAMVKAVDFCGVKSGRDVNKFEKMNLECTDGESISCPMLTASPLSLECQVKNIIPLGTHVLFMAEILTVNVEAKLLDDNGKLHLDQAELLAYVHGEYFGLGEKCGTFGYSVRKKKKR, encoded by the coding sequence ATGAGTAAAATAAAATGGCCAAGAAGCGTTTTACTTGCCCCAGTGCCGCCAGTTTTGGTTACATGCGGGCAGCATGATAAAATTAATGTATTAACAATTGGTTGGACGGGAGTATTAAATAGCAGACCGCCAATGACCTATATTTCGCTCAAGCCGAGTCGATTGTCATATGAAATTATTTCGGAAACAAAGGAATTCACGATTAATTTAACAACCGTGGCAATGGTTAAGGCCGTTGATTTTTGCGGGGTGAAATCTGGCCGAGATGTGAATAAGTTTGAAAAAATGAATTTAGAATGTACGGATGGTGAGTCTATTAGTTGTCCAATGTTGACAGCAAGTCCGTTAAGCTTAGAGTGTCAAGTTAAAAATATTATACCGTTAGGGACGCATGTCCTTTTTATGGCAGAAATTCTGACGGTTAACGTTGAGGCAAAACTGCTTGATGATAATGGAAAACTACATCTGGATCAAGCTGAGCTTCTTGCCTATGTTCACGGCGAATATTTTGGTTTAGGCGAAAAATGCGGTACTTTTGGTTATTCGGTAAGAAAGAAGAAAAAAAGATAA
- the budA gene encoding acetolactate decarboxylase: MKKKLKVLIVAAVCAVFLLGCSNSTKNDVTASKEETLFQVSTINSLLAGNYDGFMTFSELKRHGNVGIGTFNALDGELIMIDNKVYKIESSGAVVEVPDSDKTPFAAVTYFDQDVTKSLSNVASLDMLEQELDQLIEDKNSFYIFRIDGTFNTIKARSVPRQEKPYPVLSEAVKNQTVFNYDNISGTLIGLWCPEYIGGVNVPGYHFHFISDDRSKGGHLLDVRFDDAKAFMDVTDGFNMIISPTNSDGVVNDLNSEIDAVEK; encoded by the coding sequence ATGAAGAAAAAATTAAAGGTGTTAATTGTGGCTGCTGTTTGTGCAGTGTTTCTTTTAGGATGTTCTAATTCTACTAAAAATGATGTGACCGCATCAAAAGAGGAAACGCTCTTTCAAGTTTCTACTATTAATTCGCTATTAGCAGGTAATTATGATGGTTTTATGACCTTTAGTGAATTAAAACGACATGGAAATGTAGGTATTGGAACTTTTAATGCTCTGGATGGGGAATTGATTATGATTGACAATAAGGTATATAAGATTGAATCCAGCGGAGCAGTTGTCGAAGTGCCAGACTCAGACAAAACGCCATTTGCGGCGGTAACTTATTTTGATCAAGATGTAACAAAATCGTTAAGTAATGTTGCTAGTTTAGATATGTTAGAACAGGAATTGGATCAGCTTATCGAAGATAAAAATTCATTTTACATATTTAGAATTGATGGAACTTTTAATACCATCAAGGCTCGTTCAGTGCCGCGTCAGGAAAAACCTTATCCGGTTCTTTCAGAAGCAGTGAAAAATCAAACAGTTTTTAATTATGATAATATTTCAGGAACTTTAATTGGATTGTGGTGTCCTGAATACATTGGTGGAGTAAATGTCCCGGGATATCATTTTCATTTTATTTCCGATGACCGGAGCAAAGGTGGACATCTGCTGGATGTAAGATTCGACGATGCGAAAGCTTTTATGGATGTAACAGACGGTTTTAATATGATAATATCTCCGACCAATTCAGATGGGGTAGTAAATGATCTCAACAGTGAAATTGACGCAGTTGAAAAATAA
- a CDS encoding MarR family winged helix-turn-helix transcriptional regulator: protein MLSNENKIKNDSFIFGRIIKQLNNIMDIRFNRILKQWDLTASQFYVIVYLLDNQATEVNQKNLEDVFHLKGPTVTGIVNRLVEKNFIIRHTNCHDRRVNYLVLTEKGRELEPIIFFEIDRLEKETLQGITNEQIDLLDGILNQILQNIMDD, encoded by the coding sequence ATGCTAAGTAATGAAAACAAAATCAAAAATGATTCTTTTATTTTTGGAAGAATCATCAAACAACTCAATAATATCATGGATATTCGATTCAATCGAATATTAAAACAATGGGATCTCACCGCTTCACAATTTTATGTGATTGTCTATCTTTTAGATAATCAAGCAACAGAGGTCAACCAAAAAAACTTAGAGGATGTTTTCCATCTAAAAGGCCCCACAGTTACTGGAATTGTTAACCGTCTTGTTGAAAAGAATTTCATCATCCGCCATACCAACTGTCATGACCGACGAGTCAATTATCTTGTCCTTACTGAAAAAGGGCGTGAACTTGAGCCCATCATTTTTTTTGAAATTGATAGACTTGAAAAAGAAACGCTTCAAGGAATTACTAACGAACAGATCGACTTATTAGATGGAATACTGAATCAGATATTACAGAATATAATGGATGACTAG
- a CDS encoding MATE family efflux transporter — MKNELFEKYSVPKAVLTLAIPTMLSMLVTIVYNMADIFFVGQTGDANQVAAVTLTMPIFFLLMAFGSIFGIGGGSYISRLLGKRKIEEIKHTSSFSFYGCIFLGILGMIGFLLFMEPILLLAGASTNTLGFAMGYLTVIAYGAIAICLQNALAQIVRSVGAANESMIGMMMGTIINIILDPIMILSLNMGVVGAAWATVIGNTCAVIYFIYIIVKKNDVLSISLGDFKFEKDIVKNTFAIGIPASINNVLMSFSMMILNSYASAYGDNIIAALGISGRVFSVVVMLALGLAMGIQPFVGYNYAQKNYKRMNDAIKFAALIGITMGFVVMVITLAFSAQLVALFINDPSVIEIGAYILVIQVLVSPILGLQFIVTTVYQSLGKVIPSLILTVCRQGLVFIPVLVIGSSLFQLQGIIWAQPIADIFSVILAVSMYFFTYRKLKNSQVENISISLEDSIIKNNN; from the coding sequence ATGAAAAACGAATTATTTGAAAAATATTCAGTTCCTAAGGCAGTGTTAACCTTAGCTATTCCAACGATGCTAAGTATGTTGGTTACAATTGTCTATAACATGGCTGATATATTTTTCGTAGGCCAAACTGGAGATGCTAACCAAGTTGCGGCCGTCACACTAACCATGCCAATCTTTTTTCTGTTAATGGCATTTGGGAGTATTTTTGGGATTGGCGGCGGTTCTTATATTTCTCGTCTACTGGGTAAACGTAAAATTGAAGAGATTAAACATACGTCATCCTTTAGTTTTTATGGCTGTATTTTTCTTGGGATCCTTGGGATGATCGGTTTTCTTCTATTTATGGAGCCAATTCTACTTTTGGCTGGAGCCAGCACCAATACCTTGGGATTTGCAATGGGTTATTTGACCGTGATTGCTTATGGTGCCATTGCTATTTGTCTACAAAATGCCCTCGCTCAGATTGTCCGTTCTGTTGGCGCTGCCAATGAATCGATGATTGGTATGATGATGGGAACCATTATTAACATTATCCTTGACCCTATCATGATTCTTTCACTTAACATGGGAGTTGTCGGGGCGGCATGGGCAACCGTTATCGGAAATACCTGTGCAGTTATTTATTTCATCTATATTATTGTCAAAAAAAATGACGTTTTATCAATCTCTTTAGGCGATTTTAAATTTGAAAAAGATATTGTCAAAAATACCTTTGCGATAGGGATCCCCGCCTCAATAAACAATGTTTTAATGAGTTTTTCGATGATGATTCTCAATAGTTATGCATCCGCTTATGGTGATAATATCATTGCCGCATTAGGTATTTCCGGACGTGTTTTTTCAGTAGTTGTTATGCTGGCATTAGGTTTAGCAATGGGAATTCAGCCCTTTGTCGGTTACAATTATGCCCAAAAAAATTATAAACGCATGAATGATGCAATTAAGTTTGCGGCCCTTATTGGCATCACCATGGGATTCGTTGTCATGGTGATAACACTTGCTTTCTCCGCTCAACTCGTCGCGCTTTTTATCAATGATCCATCTGTGATCGAAATTGGCGCATATATTTTGGTTATTCAGGTCTTGGTTAGTCCTATTCTGGGCCTTCAATTTATTGTTACTACTGTTTATCAATCCCTGGGGAAGGTAATTCCCTCTTTAATTTTAACGGTTTGTCGCCAAGGTCTAGTTTTTATTCCCGTTTTAGTTATTGGCTCCTCTTTATTTCAACTACAAGGTATTATCTGGGCCCAACCTATTGCCGACATTTTTTCCGTTATACTCGCTGTTTCAATGTATTTCTTTACCTACCGAAAATTAAAAAACAGCCAAGTCGAAAACATATCCATTTCGCTTGAAGACAGTATAATTAAAAATAACAACTAG